One part of the Streptomyces sp. NBC_00286 genome encodes these proteins:
- a CDS encoding EamA family transporter has translation MNLPRAARSPSPDATAAVGAATQPEAVAAPGGGPGPRRRRGSLGPVGLVLAGCVSVQFGGALAVSLMSRAGALGVVSLRLVVAAVVLVVVCRPRLRGHSRADWGTVILFGITMAAMNGLFYQAAARIPLGPAVTLEVLGPLALSVLASRRAINFVWAGLALAGVFLLGGGGFGSLDPVGVAFALSAGAMWAAYIIFSARTGRRFPQADGLALAMVIGAVLFLPLGIVESGAKLLNPTTIALGAAVAVLSSVLPYTLELLALRHLPASTFAIMMSLEPAIAAIAGFLILSQTLTLTESLAIGLVIAASMGAVRTQVGRGKARNVS, from the coding sequence GTGAACCTCCCCCGCGCAGCCCGCTCCCCGTCGCCCGACGCGACCGCGGCCGTGGGCGCCGCCACGCAGCCGGAGGCTGTCGCGGCGCCCGGAGGCGGACCGGGCCCGAGGAGGCGACGGGGCTCCCTCGGCCCCGTCGGGCTGGTGCTCGCCGGATGCGTGTCCGTTCAGTTCGGTGGGGCGCTGGCCGTGAGTCTGATGTCGCGGGCGGGGGCGCTCGGGGTGGTGAGCCTGCGGCTTGTGGTCGCCGCCGTCGTGCTGGTCGTCGTCTGCCGGCCGCGGCTGCGGGGGCATTCGCGGGCCGACTGGGGAACCGTCATCCTCTTCGGCATCACCATGGCCGCCATGAACGGGCTCTTCTACCAGGCGGCCGCCCGCATCCCGCTCGGCCCCGCCGTCACCCTCGAAGTGCTCGGGCCCCTCGCGCTCTCCGTCCTGGCCTCCCGTCGCGCCATCAACTTCGTCTGGGCCGGCCTCGCCCTCGCGGGCGTCTTCCTGCTCGGTGGCGGAGGCTTCGGCTCGCTCGATCCGGTCGGCGTCGCGTTCGCCCTGTCCGCGGGGGCGATGTGGGCGGCGTACATCATCTTCAGTGCGCGTACGGGCCGCCGATTCCCCCAGGCCGACGGGCTCGCGCTGGCCATGGTGATCGGGGCGGTGCTGTTTCTCCCGCTGGGCATCGTCGAGTCGGGGGCGAAGCTCCTGAACCCGACCACGATCGCCCTGGGCGCCGCGGTCGCCGTTCTCTCCTCCGTCCTCCCGTACACCCTCGAACTCCTCGCCCTGCGCCACCTCCCCGCCTCCACCTTCGCGATCATGATGAGCCTCGAACCGGCCATCGCCGCCATCGCCGGTTTCCTCATCCTCAGCCAGACCCTCACACTGACGGAGTCCCTCGCGATCGGCCTGGTCATCGCGGCGAGCATGGGTGCGGTACGGACGCAGGTGGGGCGGGGAAAGGCCCGGAACGTCAGCTGA
- a CDS encoding GntR family transcriptional regulator has protein sequence MIEFVPDIPRWRQVAEVVRGRIADGTYPPRTRVPSVVQLTSEFGIANATAHKVLSALREEGLTYTEPGLGSFVAEQPAKPSEEAGA, from the coding sequence GTGATCGAATTTGTTCCCGACATCCCCCGCTGGCGCCAAGTGGCCGAGGTGGTGCGCGGCCGGATCGCCGACGGCACCTATCCGCCGCGCACGCGTGTCCCGTCCGTTGTTCAGCTCACCTCGGAGTTCGGGATCGCCAACGCGACCGCGCACAAGGTTCTCAGTGCGCTGCGCGAGGAAGGGCTGACGTATACGGAGCCGGGCCTCGGCTCCTTCGTCGCCGAGCAGCCCGCGAAGCCCTCCGAAGAGGCCGGGGCGTAG
- a CDS encoding sensor histidine kinase — MTAPIPPARPSTDRPSLAHSRGERPSLRAVAPAPLIAAVPTALAVVGAVVAAPESFRVPLGFGAGAAALLLCAVVAFASHATQKARLLRRRLEAVTDDAGRLLQERARIAEVSAREQARLTKEFERVRVHEADQFAQEKTRLSAELAQERARLGAENARLAEELRRTRTEGGAAISAAANAAGRMQAQATSMLADLRAMEEKHSDEDVLADLLHLDHRTAQAGRLADSVAVLAGARSGRRWARPIVMESILRGAMGRIGGYQRVRLHSASEAAVAGHAAEGVMHALAELLDNAANFSPPTSEVHVYVEEVPAGVIVSVEDAGLVMGDVQLRRAERAVAGETTEIGGLTGTRLGLAVVGRLARKYGLKVSFRPSARGGTGVLVLIPQDILAGPGATEPAPAALPRARSGVEVQIRASGAYGLTGPAASESAPDALRTEPGVEVEARTPGAYGPTGPAAPESTPTAPRAKPGVEVQAQASGAYGLTGPSASESAPTPPRAKPGVEIQARTSGAYGLTGPVAPEPAPAWPQTKPEGQTQSQARTAGAYGLTGPAAPESAPGSRQTTPRLPVPIPTHTPESYATARALPDLDPEPVPTHESPDRTGESASTTGTGTGTGSISDSEPDTVSGLPKRRRGRTLAEAEAQAAAAAQTERTRPAASSPRPTPAENARIRAARFGSFRQAVRGATASEAVRADGADRVVRDTAPDTEPTATPQPPARATPHPEGDPTP, encoded by the coding sequence ATGACCGCGCCCATCCCTCCAGCGCGCCCCAGTACTGATCGGCCGTCCCTCGCGCACTCCAGGGGCGAGCGTCCCAGCCTGCGTGCCGTAGCGCCCGCGCCGTTGATCGCCGCTGTGCCGACCGCGTTGGCCGTTGTCGGGGCGGTTGTCGCGGCCCCGGAGTCGTTCCGCGTGCCTCTCGGGTTCGGTGCTGGAGCCGCTGCTCTGCTGTTATGCGCCGTCGTCGCCTTTGCGAGCCATGCCACGCAGAAGGCGCGCCTGTTACGGCGTCGGCTCGAAGCGGTCACCGACGATGCGGGGCGGCTGCTTCAGGAGCGGGCGCGGATCGCCGAAGTATCTGCCCGCGAACAGGCCCGGCTCACCAAGGAGTTCGAGCGGGTACGCGTACACGAGGCTGATCAGTTCGCTCAGGAGAAGACGCGCCTGAGTGCCGAACTCGCGCAGGAACGCGCCCGGCTCGGTGCGGAGAACGCCCGCCTGGCCGAGGAGTTGCGCCGGACCAGGACCGAGGGCGGCGCCGCCATCTCCGCCGCCGCCAACGCCGCCGGGCGGATGCAGGCCCAGGCCACCAGCATGCTCGCCGATCTGCGGGCCATGGAGGAGAAGCACTCCGACGAGGACGTACTCGCCGACCTCCTCCACCTCGACCACCGCACCGCGCAGGCGGGCCGGCTCGCCGACTCCGTCGCCGTTCTCGCGGGCGCGCGTTCGGGACGCCGCTGGGCGCGGCCCATCGTCATGGAGTCGATCCTGCGCGGCGCGATGGGCCGGATCGGCGGCTACCAGCGCGTCCGCCTCCACTCGGCCAGCGAGGCCGCGGTCGCCGGGCACGCCGCCGAAGGCGTCATGCACGCACTCGCCGAACTCCTCGACAACGCCGCGAACTTCTCGCCGCCCACCTCCGAAGTGCACGTCTACGTAGAGGAAGTACCGGCCGGCGTCATCGTCTCCGTCGAGGACGCCGGCCTGGTCATGGGCGACGTACAGCTACGCCGCGCCGAACGCGCCGTCGCTGGAGAAACCACCGAGATCGGCGGCCTCACCGGCACCCGCCTCGGCCTCGCCGTCGTGGGCCGCCTCGCCCGCAAGTACGGGCTGAAGGTCTCCTTCCGCCCCTCCGCCCGCGGCGGCACGGGCGTCCTCGTCCTGATCCCCCAGGACATCCTCGCGGGGCCGGGGGCTACGGAGCCGGCGCCTGCCGCGCTGCCGCGGGCCAGGTCTGGCGTCGAGGTCCAGATCCGGGCCTCAGGGGCGTACGGCCTCACCGGACCGGCCGCGTCGGAATCCGCGCCCGACGCGCTGCGGACCGAGCCGGGCGTCGAGGTCGAGGCCCGGACCCCAGGGGCGTACGGCCCCACCGGACCCGCCGCACCGGAATCCACACCCACCGCGCCGCGGGCCAAGCCCGGCGTCGAGGTGCAGGCCCAAGCCTCAGGGGCGTACGGTCTCACCGGACCCTCCGCGTCGGAATCCGCACCCACCCCGCCGCGGGCCAAGCCCGGCGTCGAGATCCAGGCCCGGACCTCAGGGGCGTACGGCCTCACCGGACCGGTTGCCCCGGAACCCGCACCCGCCTGGCCGCAGACCAAGCCCGAGGGCCAAACTCAGTCCCAGGCGCGCACCGCAGGGGCGTACGGCCTCACCGGACCGGCCGCGCCGGAATCCGCACCCGGCTCGCGGCAGACCACACCACGGCTACCGGTCCCGATCCCGACCCACACCCCGGAGTCGTACGCCACCGCCCGCGCCCTCCCCGACCTGGACCCGGAACCCGTCCCGACCCACGAATCCCCGGACCGCACCGGCGAGAGCGCGAGCACGACCGGGACCGGGACCGGGACCGGGAGCATCAGCGACAGCGAGCCCGACACCGTCAGCGGGCTCCCCAAGCGCCGCCGGGGTCGCACCCTCGCCGAAGCCGAGGCCCAAGCCGCAGCCGCTGCCCAAACCGAACGCACCCGCCCCGCAGCCTCCTCGCCCCGCCCCACCCCCGCCGAAAACGCCCGCATCCGCGCCGCCCGCTTCGGCAGCTTCCGTCAGGCGGTACGGGGCGCGACGGCGAGCGAGGCCGTACGAGCCGACGGCGCCGATCGCGTCGTACGGGACACCGCGCCCGACACCGAGCCGACCGCCACCCCGCAACCCCCCGCCCGCGCGACCCCCCACCCGGAAGGCGACCCCACCCCATGA
- a CDS encoding roadblock/LC7 domain-containing protein produces the protein MTGTTATVNGDEKLSWLIEGLLERTSGARHALVLSRDGLKLCRTGGLTSDQADQLAAIAAGIQSLTHGASVEFGDGSGGIRSAMAEFYGGVLFIVEAGAGVHLAVVTDEEADAGAVGHNMSEFVEQLGGHLNALPRTS, from the coding sequence ATGACCGGCACCACCGCGACCGTGAACGGCGACGAGAAGCTCAGTTGGCTCATCGAGGGCCTGCTGGAACGCACTTCGGGTGCCCGGCACGCGCTCGTGCTCTCCCGTGACGGGCTGAAGCTGTGCCGTACGGGAGGGCTCACCTCGGACCAGGCCGATCAACTCGCCGCGATCGCCGCCGGGATCCAGTCGCTGACCCATGGGGCGTCCGTGGAGTTCGGGGACGGCAGCGGGGGCATCCGGTCGGCGATGGCCGAGTTCTACGGCGGGGTCCTGTTCATCGTCGAGGCGGGCGCGGGCGTACACCTCGCCGTGGTCACCGACGAGGAGGCGGACGCCGGGGCCGTCGGGCACAACATGAGCGAGTTCGTGGAACAGCTCGGCGGACACCTGAACGCGCTGCCGCGTACGTCATGA
- a CDS encoding DUF742 domain-containing protein — translation MSRPGRDDAPDRLYTLTGGRSRSAPDTPFDLVTLIVAECDPVPGMQSEHAAILRLCERPTAVVELAALLRLPVSITRILLSDLLAAGRVRARHPRRGDTGDAPDPDVLEQVLVGLRNL, via the coding sequence ATGAGCCGCCCGGGCAGGGACGACGCGCCCGACCGGCTCTACACGCTCACCGGTGGACGCAGCCGGTCCGCGCCCGACACCCCCTTCGACCTGGTCACGCTGATCGTCGCCGAGTGCGATCCGGTGCCGGGTATGCAGTCCGAGCACGCGGCGATCCTGCGGCTGTGCGAGCGGCCGACGGCGGTCGTGGAGCTCGCCGCCCTGCTGCGGCTGCCGGTGAGCATCACCCGGATCCTGCTCTCCGACCTCCTCGCCGCGGGCCGCGTCCGGGCCCGTCATCCGCGCCGGGGCGATACGGGCGACGCCCCCGATCCCGACGTACTGGAGCAGGTGCTCGTTGGCCTCCGAAATCTCTGA
- a CDS encoding cytochrome P450, with translation MASEISETTETATATATTRPVALGGERFQAEPAALYRELRREHGAVAPVVLDGDVPAWLVLGYRELHQVTGDPVLFSRDSGLWSQWPRIPDDWPLLPMIGRGQPSILYTVGERHRERAAMISDALEAVDAFELRGHAEKFADELIDAICAKGETDIVADYAMLLPVRVLATLYGFAEEQGPALVTALNDMINGRENALAGQRHLATSMARLVADRAARPADDVVSRMLATGHAKEASGFTYEEITQDLMVMMAAGHQPTADWIGNSLRLMLTDERFAASLFGGRHSVAEAMNEVLWEDTPTQNVAGRWASRDTQLGGRRIRAGDLLLLGLQAANSDPQVRLDGSVLTGGNSAHFSFGHGEHRCPFPAREVAEVIARTGIEVILDRLPDLDLAVPADSLTRRPSPWLRGLMELPVRFTPSPALGGGAL, from the coding sequence TTGGCCTCCGAAATCTCTGAGACGACTGAAACGGCAACGGCTACGGCTACGACGCGACCCGTTGCCCTCGGCGGGGAGCGGTTCCAGGCCGAACCCGCCGCGCTGTACCGGGAGTTGCGGCGCGAGCACGGTGCCGTGGCGCCGGTGGTCCTCGACGGGGACGTACCGGCGTGGCTCGTCCTCGGTTATCGCGAGCTGCATCAGGTCACCGGCGATCCCGTGCTGTTCAGCCGGGACTCCGGCCTGTGGAGCCAGTGGCCGCGCATCCCCGATGACTGGCCGCTGCTGCCGATGATCGGGCGTGGGCAGCCGTCGATCCTCTACACGGTCGGCGAGCGGCACCGCGAGCGCGCCGCGATGATCAGCGACGCGCTCGAAGCCGTCGACGCCTTCGAACTCCGGGGCCACGCCGAGAAGTTCGCCGACGAGCTGATCGACGCGATCTGCGCCAAGGGCGAGACGGACATCGTCGCGGACTACGCGATGCTGCTGCCCGTGCGCGTACTGGCGACGCTGTACGGGTTCGCCGAGGAGCAGGGGCCGGCTCTGGTCACCGCCCTCAACGACATGATCAACGGGCGCGAGAACGCCCTCGCGGGGCAGCGGCATCTCGCCACGTCCATGGCGCGACTGGTCGCGGACCGGGCGGCGCGGCCCGCGGACGACGTGGTGAGCCGCATGCTCGCCACGGGACATGCAAAAGAAGCCTCCGGCTTCACGTACGAGGAGATCACCCAGGACCTGATGGTGATGATGGCCGCGGGTCATCAGCCGACGGCGGACTGGATCGGCAACTCGTTGCGGCTGATGCTGACGGACGAGCGTTTCGCGGCCTCGCTGTTCGGCGGCCGGCATAGTGTCGCCGAGGCCATGAACGAGGTGCTGTGGGAGGACACGCCCACGCAGAACGTGGCCGGTCGCTGGGCCTCCCGCGACACCCAGCTCGGCGGCCGCCGTATCCGCGCGGGCGATCTGCTGCTGCTCGGCCTCCAGGCCGCCAACAGCGATCCGCAGGTACGGCTCGACGGCTCCGTCCTCACCGGCGGCAACAGCGCCCACTTCTCCTTCGGCCACGGCGAGCACCGCTGCCCGTTCCCGGCCCGGGAAGTCGCGGAGGTCATCGCGCGTACGGGCATCGAGGTGATCCTCGACCGGCTGCCGGACCTGGACCTTGCCGTACCGGCCGACTCGCTGACGCGCCGTCCGTCGCCGTGGCTGCGGGGGCTGATGGAGCTGCCGGTGAGGTTCACGCCGAGTCCGGCATTGGGCGGCGGCGCGCTCTGA
- a CDS encoding cytochrome P450 family protein, producing the protein MTTETSPAAPARIALDPFVADLDGESARLRAAGPLAAVELPGGVPVWAVTQHAEARQLLIDPRLVKDINVWGAWRRGEIPPDWPLIGLANPGRSMLTVDGAEHRRMRTLVAQALTQRRVEQMRERITKLTADLLDALPQGAGAPEVVDLKAAFAYPLPMYVIADLMGIDEAQLPRLKELFEKFFSTQTPPEEVIATLTELAGIMAETVATKRSAPGDDLTSALILASEDGDHLTDEEIVSTLQLMVAAGHETTISLIVNAVVNLSTHPEQRELVLAGAADWSSVIEETLRWSTPTSHVLIRFATEDVRVGDKVLPAGGALIVSYAAIGRDEKAHGPTAGDFDITRVPENRHISFGHGPHVCPGAALSRLEAAVALPALYERFPELELAVPARKLRNKPVVTQNDLFELPVRLGG; encoded by the coding sequence ATGACCACCGAGACGAGCCCGGCCGCCCCGGCCCGTATCGCCCTCGATCCCTTCGTCGCCGACCTCGACGGCGAGAGTGCCCGGTTGCGTGCCGCGGGGCCGCTCGCCGCCGTGGAGTTGCCGGGTGGGGTGCCGGTGTGGGCGGTCACGCAGCACGCCGAGGCCAGGCAGCTGCTGATCGATCCCCGGCTGGTGAAGGACATCAACGTCTGGGGCGCCTGGCGGCGCGGCGAGATCCCGCCGGACTGGCCGCTGATCGGGCTGGCGAACCCTGGCCGTTCGATGCTCACTGTGGACGGTGCGGAGCATCGCCGGATGCGTACGCTCGTCGCGCAGGCGCTGACGCAGCGGCGGGTGGAGCAGATGCGGGAGCGGATCACCAAGCTGACGGCCGATCTCCTCGACGCGCTGCCCCAGGGTGCGGGCGCCCCCGAAGTCGTCGACCTGAAGGCGGCGTTCGCGTATCCGCTGCCCATGTACGTCATCGCGGACCTCATGGGCATCGACGAGGCCCAACTCCCCCGTCTGAAGGAGCTGTTCGAGAAATTCTTCTCGACCCAGACGCCGCCCGAGGAAGTCATCGCCACGCTGACCGAGCTGGCGGGAATCATGGCGGAGACGGTCGCGACGAAACGCTCCGCTCCCGGCGACGACCTCACGAGCGCACTGATCCTCGCCTCCGAGGACGGTGACCATCTCACCGACGAGGAGATCGTTTCGACGCTCCAGTTGATGGTGGCGGCCGGTCACGAGACGACGATCTCCCTCATCGTCAACGCCGTCGTGAACCTGTCCACGCATCCCGAGCAGCGCGAGCTGGTGCTGGCCGGGGCGGCCGACTGGTCGTCGGTGATCGAGGAGACCCTGCGCTGGTCGACGCCCACGTCTCACGTCCTGATCCGGTTCGCGACGGAGGACGTCCGGGTCGGCGACAAAGTCCTCCCGGCGGGCGGCGCCCTGATCGTCTCGTACGCCGCGATCGGCCGCGACGAGAAGGCCCACGGCCCGACGGCCGGCGACTTCGACATCACGCGCGTCCCGGAGAACCGCCACATCTCCTTCGGCCACGGCCCTCACGTCTGCCCCGGCGCGGCCCTGTCCCGCCTGGAGGCAGCGGTCGCACTGCCCGCACTGTACGAACGCTTCCCTGAGCTGGAGTTGGCGGTCCCGGCGAGGAAGCTCCGCAACAAGCCGGTCGTGACGCAGAACGATTTGTTCGAGCTGCCGGTGCGATTGGGGGGCTGA
- a CDS encoding GNAT family N-acetyltransferase → MRPATAADVPAYAALIRDRAAWMVRRGLEGGEELPDRADQIAAQAADDDTPVWAMTDVEGRLIGCTSLYEETPHWGWTDAERAEPALFLATTFTDPARRAERPGALIASWALGHAALNGKEWVRRGCGHPGLVRYYRDVQGFELVHATERHGHPAYLLARRAEELADLPIRSAINA, encoded by the coding sequence ATGCGACCGGCCACAGCAGCCGACGTTCCCGCCTACGCCGCGCTGATCCGCGACCGTGCCGCCTGGATGGTCCGGCGCGGCCTGGAGGGCGGCGAGGAACTGCCGGACCGTGCCGACCAGATCGCCGCCCAAGCCGCCGACGACGACACTCCGGTCTGGGCCATGACCGATGTCGAGGGACGCCTGATCGGCTGCACCAGCCTGTACGAGGAGACCCCGCACTGGGGCTGGACCGACGCCGAACGTGCCGAACCCGCGCTCTTCCTCGCAACCACCTTCACCGACCCGGCCCGTCGGGCCGAACGCCCCGGCGCCCTGATCGCCTCGTGGGCACTCGGACACGCGGCACTCAACGGCAAAGAGTGGGTACGGCGCGGCTGCGGGCACCCGGGCCTGGTCCGCTACTACCGCGACGTTCAGGGCTTCGAACTCGTCCACGCCACCGAACGCCACGGACACCCCGCCTACCTCCTGGCACGCAGGGCCGAAGAACTCGCCGACCTGCCCATCCGGTCGGCCATCAATGCCTGA
- a CDS encoding cytidine deaminase yields MTTQTHPVDHELIEAAAHIARTRCRGDNHTMAAAARARGGRIVTAVNAYHFTGGPCAELVLIGTAAAQGAYDLDTIVAVGDRDRGVVPPCGRCRQVLLDYFPDLKVIVGAGDRLRTVLITDLLPESYVWADHQLDAENAENTEPLSTG; encoded by the coding sequence ATGACCACGCAGACCCACCCCGTAGACCACGAACTCATAGAAGCCGCAGCGCACATCGCTCGCACACGCTGCCGGGGCGACAACCACACCATGGCGGCCGCGGCCCGTGCCCGGGGCGGCCGGATCGTCACCGCCGTGAACGCCTACCACTTCACCGGAGGCCCCTGCGCCGAGCTGGTCCTCATCGGCACGGCGGCGGCCCAGGGCGCCTACGACCTGGACACGATCGTCGCCGTGGGCGACCGCGACCGAGGGGTCGTTCCTCCGTGCGGCCGGTGCCGTCAGGTCCTGCTCGATTACTTCCCCGACCTCAAGGTCATCGTCGGCGCGGGCGACCGCCTCCGAACCGTCCTCATCACCGACTTGCTGCCCGAAAGCTACGTCTGGGCAGACCACCAGCTCGACGCCGAGAACGCCGAGAACACCGAGCCACTCAGCACGGGCTGA
- a CDS encoding alpha/beta fold hydrolase — MSETAVRARADIGRYVSDAWRDRYFAACDAVYALGAPALAEEDVETSFGTTHVYRYGPANEAARSRTPVVLVHGAGSCSAMWYPNTPALSADRPVYAIDTPGDPGRSVQRESIHQPERAAQWLDETLAGLGLDRVHLVGTSYGGWLALNQAHRRPGRLASVTLLDPGGLEKVGLRFFVWIFAGLFATFAPKALRPRLAAWLEQPVLVMPELRTMIRTAVRAYRIRRPAPLPLSEEELSTIRTPLYLVLGKRSLLVHPQRQAERVPRLVPGARAEIISNTGHGPQIDHAEEINHRMLNFMASVD, encoded by the coding sequence GTGTCCGAGACTGCTGTCCGTGCCCGAGCCGACATAGGCCGCTACGTGAGCGATGCCTGGCGCGACCGCTACTTCGCGGCCTGCGACGCGGTCTATGCACTGGGCGCACCCGCGCTCGCGGAAGAGGACGTGGAGACCTCCTTCGGCACCACGCACGTCTACCGCTACGGCCCCGCGAACGAGGCCGCTCGATCCCGCACCCCCGTCGTCCTGGTACACGGAGCGGGCTCCTGCTCCGCCATGTGGTACCCGAACACCCCCGCCCTCAGCGCCGACCGCCCGGTCTACGCGATCGACACCCCGGGTGATCCCGGCCGCAGCGTGCAGCGCGAATCGATCCACCAGCCCGAGCGCGCCGCACAGTGGCTGGACGAGACCCTCGCCGGACTCGGCCTTGACCGCGTGCACCTCGTCGGCACCTCCTACGGCGGATGGCTCGCCCTGAACCAGGCGCACCGCAGGCCCGGTCGCCTCGCCTCGGTCACGCTGCTCGACCCCGGCGGCCTTGAGAAAGTGGGGCTGCGCTTCTTCGTCTGGATCTTCGCCGGCCTCTTCGCGACCTTCGCGCCCAAGGCACTGCGCCCGCGGCTGGCGGCCTGGCTGGAACAGCCGGTCCTCGTCATGCCGGAACTGCGCACGATGATCAGAACGGCCGTTCGCGCCTACCGCATACGCCGCCCTGCCCCGCTTCCCCTGTCCGAGGAGGAGCTGTCCACCATCCGCACTCCGCTCTATCTGGTACTCGGCAAGCGAAGCCTCCTCGTGCACCCGCAGCGGCAGGCGGAGCGCGTGCCGCGCCTGGTCCCCGGCGCCCGAGCCGAGATCATCTCCAACACGGGCCACGGGCCGCAGATCGACCACGCGGAGGAGATCAACCACAGGATGCTGAACTTCATGGCATCCGTCGACTGA
- a CDS encoding TetR/AcrR family transcriptional regulator: MPKRVDHAERRTEIAEALVRVAGRRGLHAVGMRDVAAEAGVSLRLVQYYFQTKEKLLLFGLEHLTERFGERASARVQAAGGSPGPREMIEALLMAALPTDEDSRTFHFVYTSYAVLAVTDQALAAQPFIKNPDAAEEAVTQLLRQAQEAALLEPGVDAQLEAAGLLAMSAGLGTSILVGQRSPESAIAVLDHRLDRIFRTGDAAR; encoded by the coding sequence ATGCCCAAGCGCGTGGACCACGCAGAACGGCGCACCGAGATCGCCGAGGCACTGGTCCGCGTCGCCGGGCGACGCGGGCTGCATGCCGTGGGGATGCGCGATGTGGCAGCAGAGGCGGGCGTATCACTGCGGCTGGTGCAGTACTACTTCCAGACCAAGGAGAAGCTGCTGCTTTTCGGACTGGAGCACCTGACAGAGAGGTTCGGGGAACGGGCCTCCGCCCGTGTGCAGGCCGCCGGGGGCAGTCCCGGTCCGCGGGAAATGATCGAGGCGCTGCTGATGGCGGCGCTGCCGACCGACGAGGACAGCCGCACCTTCCACTTTGTCTACACCTCCTACGCCGTTCTGGCCGTGACCGACCAGGCACTCGCCGCCCAACCCTTCATCAAGAACCCGGATGCCGCAGAAGAGGCGGTAACCCAGCTCCTCCGGCAGGCACAAGAGGCAGCTCTGCTTGAGCCCGGTGTGGACGCACAGTTGGAGGCAGCCGGCCTGCTTGCCATGTCTGCGGGACTCGGCACCAGCATCCTCGTCGGCCAGCGCAGCCCGGAGTCTGCCATCGCCGTCCTGGACCACCGCCTGGACCGGATCTTCCGCACCGGTGATGCGGCTCGTTGA
- the serC gene encoding phosphoserine transaminase: MAEIQIPADIKPADGRFGSGPSKVRTEALDALAATGTSLMGTSHRQAPVKNLVGKVREGVRDLFSLPEGYEVILGNGGSTAFWDIATHGLIETKSQHLSFGEFSSKFAKAAKLAPWLAEPTVIASDPGTHPDPQAEAGVDVYAFTHNETSTGVAAPLKRVAGADEGSLVLVDATSGAGGLPVDIAETDVYYFAPQKSFAADGGLWIGIFSPAAIERAERIHASGRHVPEFFSLPTAIDNSRKNQTYNTPALATLFLLNDQLEWLNGQGGLDWSVRRTASSARTLYGWAEDLKYANPFVTDPAKRSQVIGTIDFSDEIDAAAVAKTLRANGIVDTEPYRKLGRNQLRVAMFPAIDPADIEALTKCIDYVIERL, from the coding sequence GTGGCTGAGATCCAGATTCCCGCTGACATCAAGCCCGCCGACGGACGATTCGGCTCGGGCCCCTCCAAGGTGCGGACGGAGGCGCTGGACGCGCTGGCCGCCACCGGTACGTCCCTCATGGGCACCTCCCACCGCCAGGCCCCGGTCAAGAACCTCGTCGGCAAGGTCCGCGAAGGCGTACGCGACCTCTTCTCCCTCCCCGAGGGGTACGAGGTCATCCTCGGCAACGGCGGCTCCACCGCGTTCTGGGACATCGCGACCCACGGACTGATCGAGACCAAGTCGCAGCACCTGAGCTTCGGCGAGTTCTCCTCCAAGTTCGCGAAGGCCGCGAAGCTCGCTCCCTGGCTGGCCGAGCCGACGGTCATCGCGAGCGACCCGGGCACGCACCCGGACCCGCAGGCCGAGGCGGGCGTGGACGTGTACGCGTTCACTCACAACGAGACCTCGACCGGCGTCGCGGCCCCCCTCAAGCGAGTCGCGGGCGCGGACGAGGGCTCCCTCGTCCTCGTGGACGCGACGAGCGGCGCCGGCGGCCTCCCCGTCGACATCGCCGAGACGGACGTCTACTACTTCGCCCCGCAGAAGTCCTTCGCCGCCGACGGCGGCCTGTGGATCGGCATCTTCTCCCCGGCCGCCATCGAGCGCGCCGAGCGCATCCACGCGAGCGGCCGCCACGTCCCGGAGTTCTTCTCGCTCCCGACGGCGATCGACAACTCCCGCAAGAACCAGACGTACAACACCCCCGCCCTCGCCACCCTCTTCCTCCTCAACGACCAGCTGGAGTGGCTGAACGGCCAGGGCGGCCTCGACTGGTCGGTCCGCCGCACCGCCTCCTCCGCCCGCACCCTCTACGGCTGGGCCGAGGACCTCAAGTACGCGAACCCCTTCGTCACCGACCCCGCCAAGCGCTCCCAGGTCATCGGCACGATCGACTTCTCGGACGAGATCGACGCCGCCGCCGTAGCCAAGACCCTCCGCGCCAACGGCATCGTCGACACCGAGCCGTACCGCAAGCTCGGCCGCAACCAGCTCCGCGTCGCGATGTTCCCGGCGATCGACCCGGCGGACATCGAGGCCCTGACGAAGTGCATCGACTACGTCATCGAGCGTCTCTGA